Within Thermogemmatispora onikobensis, the genomic segment GGTGAAGTTCGCGGCAGAGGAGACGACCTGCTCGCTGCTGCTGAGGTTCTTGAGCGAGACGTCGATGAGCAGGTAGGTATTGCCGGCTTTGGGGTGGCTGAACTCATCGCCGTCGCTGGTTTTGACCCCGAGCACGGTCACCTGCCAGCTGTCTCCTACCTTGACGGCCTGGCCGACTTTGAAATGCTGTGTCGCGGGAGCGCTTGTGGACGCGCTCGTCTTGTTGGTAGTGCTCGAAGAGGACGGAGTAACTGCTGTCCCTGTGTTGCTGCTCGTGCTCCCATCACAGGCCAGCAGGGCCACGATGAGAAGGCCCACTCCTATCACCAGACTCAACGCACGCTTCATCTTTCGATCAACCTCCGTTCTTT encodes:
- a CDS encoding DUF4352 domain-containing protein: MKRALSLVIGVGLLIVALLACDGSTSSNTGTAVTPSSSSTTNKTSASTSAPATQHFKVGQAVKVGDSWQVTVLGVKTSDGDEFSHPKAGNTYLLIDVSLKNLSSSEQVVSSAANFTLRDSSGQEMDFAIVTSAPKTPDGKVEAGGQIRGTLAYEVPRSEHHYTLAFVSDLLESGQTIWDISI